In the genome of Pyrobaculum islandicum DSM 4184, the window CGTCTTCATCATAACTCACAACCCCTGAATATAAACTCTATTCAAAGAGCCAAATAAAGCTTCCCCCAATATTACACTTGTCTTCTAAATCTATGGGTAATGACGATATAGCTCTGTTACTATACGTATACGTGTCTGAGGTGCCCGTGTTGTTAATACGTCGGAGAGGCTTAGTGGTAAGAAAGACATTGATTAAACATAACAACGCCATAATAGGTGAGTATATATATGTGAGACGTGGCTTGTTTGAGGCAGAGGCTGAATATGATCTAGAAGATGGCGTATTGTATTACTTACAGATCTGTTGGTTTAATAGATGCATCACGTGGTTTGAAGGCGAGCCTGACAAAATGCCTCCTCTACCTCTTTTAGAGAGAGCCCGTAAGTTCTTTGGAGAACTGGCAAAATTTTCACAAGCTGCAGAAGCTGCGCTAAAGCTCCTATTTCTCTCCAAGTCTCGGCTATTCTAGGAGGACTGTCTACAGAAACGTCTTGTGGCTATAATCACAGACGTCTAACCTCAAATCGTTAAGGCCTAGGGCTAAAGACGTCTCTTGTAATATGAGGAAATCCAACCAAGTGTGGTATGTAGGGCGTTCGCTAAGTAGTATGTGGCTGCATGAAGCCACAGCCAGAGGTTGGGGGGACGTATCTACATAGGGTTTATCATAGTTCTGTGCATAACTGTCGTCAACCTGATCACACAGACAGAACGGAGAAAGGTGTACGATAACTATATTAATCCTGTTATGGCTCTCATAACGGTTTGCCTCATTTATAGCCGCTCTTCACCGCTCCGATCCTCTGACCGCATTCATCGGCGGTTACAATTTTTACGAAAGATATAAATATCTATATGTTAAGCAACATATGCGCGATATTACTGCAAATAAACTTGCAGAACAGATTATAAATTTGCTAAGAGAATACGGTGAACTAAGTAGTGCAGATATAGCTAAAATACTTGGCGTAAACAGACGCTCTGTAACTGCTATATTAGCTAGGTTAAGAAGAGAAGGTATAGTTGAATATCTAGGTTATTGTTTTGGAGGTCATAGGTGCAATACTAAATGGAGACTTAAAATGAATTAGTTACAATTTACCCCTACTAGTCACAAACATAAGTGAAATTAATATAACATTATGGCGTTTTATTTACGTGGGCCTGTGTACTGTTGCATGGCGCGGAGAAAAGTATCGAATAGAGTGTTCACCTTCTTCTTTACTAAGCATAGCTACAAAAATAGCGGAAATAGAACATATACCATATCTAGAGGTATATAGGGGGTTAGTAAACAGTCTGGAAGATATGTATAGAAACACAAAGCGTAAGATTGATATGCTTCTCTCTGAAAAACAAATCTAAGATTATTAGCCATATCGCTTATTCAAAAGTTTTTAAACTAGGTAATTCATTGGCGATGGTATGTCGACTGGCATCTTTGGCGAACAACTTCCAAAACATACTAAGATTGAGTATATAGGCGACGTACCCATCATAGAGGAATGCCCCCGTGACATAAAAACTCTCAACGGCGAACCTGTGCTGTTGTTTGGAAAGTGGAGTTTTGAAAATGTCGTAGTGAAAGACCCGGGCTTACGAAGGTATATCTGTCTAAAGCCGGTGCTATTGCCTCACACAGAGGGGCGCTACCAGAAGCATAGGTTTGGAAAGGCTAGAATACCTATCGTCGAACGTCTTATAAACCTAATGATGAGACCTGGACGTAATACTGGCAAAAAACATAAAGCTTATAATATTGTTAAGAGAGCTTTTGATATCATTTATTATAAAACTGGACAGAATCCTATCCAAGTATTGGTAGATGCTATAATTAACGTAGCGCCTAGAGAGGAAGTTACGAGAATAATCATGGGCGGTATTGCTTACACAGTTTCTGTAGATGTCTCACCACAGAGAAGACTAGATCTTGCCCTCCGTTGGATTACCGAAGGTGCAAGGACGTGCTCCTTCAATAATCCAAAACCTATAGAGGAGTGTCTTGCAGACGAAATTATTGCAGCGGCATCAAACGACCCCAGAAGTTACGCAGTTAGAAAGCGCGAAGAGCTTGAACGTATTGCCGCTGCCTCGCGCTAACTGTTTTTAACCACTATATACATAAGACCATGGCCGAGTTGTTTTGGTTTGAGAAGTATCGTCCTCGTTCGTTTGATGAGGTGGTTGATTTGGAGGAGGTTAAGAGCCGGCTTAGGGAGTTTGTGAAGAGTGGTAATATGCCGCATCTCCTCTTCTACGGCCCTCCTGGCACTGGGAAGACTACCATGGCTCTTGTCTTGGCGAGAGAGCTCTACGGCGAGTATTGGCGTGAGAATACGCTAGAGCTCAACGCCTCAGATGAGAGAGGTATAAACGTAATCCGGGAGAGAGTAAAGGAATTCGCCCGCACAGCCCCAGTAGGCAAAGCCCCCTTCAAACTAGTCATACTAGACGAAGCAGACAACATGACAAGCGACGCACAACAAGCACTAAGAAGAATAATGGAAATATACGCACAAAACACAAGATTCATACTACTGGCAAACTACGTCTCACGTATCATAGACCCCATAATTTCAAGATGTGCAGTATTTAGATTTTCTCCAATGCCGCGACATTTAATGGCAGAGAGACTTAAGTATATCGCCAAGAGCGAGGGCGTAGAAGTTAAAGAAGATGCCATAGATTTGATATATGAGCTTTCTGAGGGAGATATGCGCAAAGCTATAAACATATTACAAGTAGCTGCAGCAACAAATAAGATAGTTGATAGAAATGTGGTTGCCGCTGCAGCTGCCGCCATCAGACCTACCGATATAGTGGAACTCTTTAATTTAGCGCTTAGCGGCGATTATTTAAAGGCACGTGAAAAGATGAGAGAGCTTATGTACGTCAAGGGCGTAGCTGGTGTAGATTTCATTAGAGCGTTTCAGAGAGAGCTTATCCGTATGTCTCTAGACGATGAAACAAAGGCAGAGGTAGCAGAGCTTTTAGCCGATGTTGACTATAGATTAACACAAGGCGCCGACGAGGAAATCCAATTATCATATTTCCTCGCCAAGCTTGGCTCTATAGGTAAAAAAATAAGGGCCGCAAGCCTCCCGCCTAAAAAGAGGTAATGGCAATTCCTTGGGTTGAAAAATACCGACCGAAGACGTTTGAGGAAATTGTAAACCAAGAGGAGGCAAAATATACGCTAGCCTCCTGGATATGTGCTAAATTCAAAGCCCCTAGAGAATTCTGCACACGGTGGGCTAAGAAGAAAGATAAAGAAATTGTTGAGGCCAAAGCGGTTCTACTCGCTGGCCCCCCTGGCATTGGAAAGACGACCATTGTCCACGCGTTAGCTAGAGAAATTAAGTACGAACTTATAGAGCTTAATGCCAGCGACGTAAGAACTGGCGAAAGAATTAAACAGGTGGTGGGGAGGGGGTTAAGAGAGGCCTCTCTCTTTGGCTATGAAGGCAAACTAGTTCTCTTTGACGAAGTAGATGGGCTCCATGTAAAAGAGGATCTAGGCGGACTTGAGACGATAGTCGAAATCATAGAGATCGCAAAAGTGCCCGTGATAATGACTGCAAATAATCCTTATGATCCCAAATTTAGACCTCTGAGAGATATAGCATTGGTTATAAATTTAAAACGGCTTTCGGAGGATGATGTAGTAGAAGTACTTAGGAGAATATGTGCCAACGAGGGGGCTAAATGTGAAGAAGAGGCCTTGAGGAGCATAGCTAAATCTTCCCTCGGCGATTTAAGAGCTGCAATAAACGACCTACAGATGTATTTATCAAGTGGGAAAAAGATACTTACGGTAGACGATATAAAACGGGTTGGCGAGCGAAACCCGCAGCTGTCGATGTTTGAAATTCTCGATAGGGTATATAGAGCGAGATGGTTCGATGAAGCACGCGCAATCTCCTTTAACCCCTCTTTTGATTGGGAACAGTATTTCTTGTGGGCCCTTGAGACAATACCAACAGTATATAAAGACCTCGAACTTATGGCTATTGCATACGACAGGCTTAGTAAAGCCGACATGTTTCTCGGAAGGATTAAAAAAACACAAGAATGGGAGCTTCTGCCATACGCTTTGGAGCTCTCTCTAGGCGGCATATCTCAAGTAAAAAATAAGCCAAGACTACCGCCATTTATTAAGTATGGGTTCCCACAAAGACTTTTACTACTTGCTAAATCTAAGGAGGCAAGAAGACGACGAGAAGCTTTAGTAGAGTATCTTGCACAAAATTTACACGTCTCTAAGTCTTTCGTCAAGTCAGAACTCATATATGTTCTTTCGGCCATAGCAAAAAAAGACCATAGCATAATAGATAGATTAAGTAAGGCGTTGGGGATAAATGCGCTAGACATAAAGAATTTGCTACTTTAAAAAGTCTTGAGATGCGTAAAGCTGTTATTATACATACCGTACCTAAAAAAGAAGCTATAGTTGCGAGAGATCTATGCGATTGTTTATATTACTATGATCAGGAGGTAGTATGTAAAGTAGTTACCGTAGGTAGAGTATATATTTATACACATGTAGAATATCTAGACTATTGTATAAATATGAAATATTTCAGATCACTAATTAAAAAAGTAGAATATAGTGGAGACGTATCACAGCCTTATTTAAAAAGCCTGAGAGACGGTGTTAACAAAAACTTTTAGTATGCTCCTCTATATTGAGTCATATGTAGTCTGAAAGTATTTAAATAAGCCCCGTTTATATCAACATGGGTATTATCATTAATGAGACTGTGTTCTCGCCAAGCTACGTACCTCCCAAACTTCCACATAGAGAACAACAACTTCAACAGCTAGATGAAATGCTTAGCAACTGGCTCAGAAACCCCGGCAACTACTATCCCAGAGTAACTCTCTTGGGCAGGCCTGGCACAGGAAAAACTGTAACGATACGTAAATTATGGGAGTTGCGGCAAAACGAGGCGGTAGCACGTTTTGTATACATAAATGGATTTCTATATCGAAATTTTACAACTATAATAGGCGAAATTGCTAAATCGCTCAACATCCCATTTCCAAGACGTGGGCTAAGCCGTGACGAATTTTTAGCACTTTTAATAGAACACCTACGTGAAAGAGATTTATATCTTCTGTTGGTCTTAGACGACGCCTTTAATTTTACACCAGATATACTATCTACATTCATAAGGCTTGGACAAGAGACTGATAAACTAGGCGCATTTAGAATTGCCCTAGCCGTTGTAGGCCATAGCGACACTATACTCAACAGCCTAGACCCGTCTACCCGAGGAATCATGGGCAAATCTATCATACGTTTTACACCATATACTAAAGACCAAATCTTTGATATTTTATACGAGAGGGCACAATTAGGACTTGCCAAGGGGTCCTACAGCGAGGAGATAATTCAGATGATAGCCGATATAACTGGTGCCCAAAGCCACCTAGATACTAGCAGAGGAGATGCGAGGTTGGCAATCGATATACTTTACCGTGCTGCACATATTGCTCAGCAAAGCGGCAGAAGACAGATAATGCCAGAAGATGTGAGAAAGTCGTCTAAAGAGGTATTATTTGGCGTTTCAGAAGAAGTTTTACAAGGGCTGCCGCTCCACGAGAAAATTTTCCTACTAGCTATTGTTAGAACGCTTAAGTCAACACGCGCCCCATATGTAACTTTCGGAGAAGCAGAAGAAGTTTATAAAATGATATGTGAAGAATATAGAGAAAGACCTAGAGTACATAGCCAACTATGGACATACCTTGGGGATTTAAAAGAAAAGGGAATAATTGAGACGAGACAGAACAAAAAAGGCGAGGGGGTGCGCGGGCGTACTACGTTGATATCCATAGGCACAGAGCCTTTAGAGACTCTAGAAGCAGTTCTCGTACGGATGATAAACGAGGAACTTAGATGATAGAGAAGATCCTCGGCTCCCCGCTCCGCATACGCATAATTCTGGCCCTCTGGGAAATGGGCGAAATAAATGCCACAGAACTGGCAAAGCGGTTAGAGACAAATTATAGCCAGTTAATCTCCCACATAAAGCTTTTAGCTAGTTATGGATTAGTTGAAGAGAGACGAATAGGTCGTATTAGGCTAGTAAAATTACGGAACTCAGAACTTGTCAAAATGTTGGTAAATGCATTAAAACAAGCCGATGAGAGTATAAAAAGAGGTAAAGCCGATGTAACATATGAATAAAAAGAGACAATACTCATAGGCAACATGGGGGCGCGTTTTGAGCGTTATGTTGTAGATTTACTTCCAGCATTAGGCCTTATACCAAAAACTACACGCTATAAGATATATCGCAATGGAGTAGAAGTTGGAGAAATCGACATACTTGCTACAGACGAAAACGGCAATACTTACGCCATAGAGGTAAAGGCTGGCAGAGTAGATATTAGCGGGATACGGCAAGCCTATATAAATGCAAAATTAATTGGCGCAAAACCTCTTATTATAGCGCGAGGATATGCCGACGAAAACGCACGACAACTTGCAAAAGAATTGGGCGTAGAGGTCGTCCTTCTACCCGATTACGTATTTCTCTCAATAGATGATTTATATACCGTATTTACAAATGCTTTTGCGAGATTCTTAACCACAGTTGTTACGACCGCTACAGCCCTTGAGAGACACGAAATAGAGGCGATAAAAAACTGTCCAGACATCCAGTGTCTTTGTGAGAAAATAAACTGTGATAACCTATTCAACAAAATACCAAGAGAAGCGAGAAATTACGAACTACTGACTACAGTTGTCAGACTAATAACGCATCTACCGAAGCTTTGTAAGTTGCTTAATTACGGCTACTCCCCCCTCTAAAATTATCATTGCAAAAATCTTGGACGTCGTCTCTCGCCGGAGTTTACAACCTGTACTAGCTTTCGTCAAGTGAGAGTTGGTGTTGTTGGTCGCCATCAAGGCTGTTGTTATAAGCAATGCGTTCATCCCCGGCATTGTAGACACGGCCCTGGCGTCGCTCCACGTGTTGTCAATCACGACCGTGTCCACGGGGATCCCGACCTTTGTGACAAGTTTGAGCATATAGCTCATTCTCTCGGGCATGGCCTCGCCGAAATCCCTCACCACGTCCTCTTCCAGCCTCTGGTAGAGCTCAAAGATCTCATAGCCTGGCATCAGGTAGAGGACAGGGATATCTTATGGACATAGGGCGGGTCACCCCTTAGGAAGGGCGCCAGCCGTCCGGGCCTCCTAGGCGCTCTAAAGAGTTTCGAAGATGCTCCTTAAGATAGGACAGTCCATACCATTGCGCCAACT includes:
- a CDS encoding winged helix-turn-helix transcriptional regulator is translated as MRDITANKLAEQIINLLREYGELSSADIAKILGVNRRSVTAILARLRREGIVEYLGYCFGGHRCNTKWRLKMN
- a CDS encoding 30S ribosomal protein S7, which translates into the protein MSTGIFGEQLPKHTKIEYIGDVPIIEECPRDIKTLNGEPVLLFGKWSFENVVVKDPGLRRYICLKPVLLPHTEGRYQKHRFGKARIPIVERLINLMMRPGRNTGKKHKAYNIVKRAFDIIYYKTGQNPIQVLVDAIINVAPREEVTRIIMGGIAYTVSVDVSPQRRLDLALRWITEGARTCSFNNPKPIEECLADEIIAAASNDPRSYAVRKREELERIAAASR
- a CDS encoding replication factor C small subunit produces the protein MAELFWFEKYRPRSFDEVVDLEEVKSRLREFVKSGNMPHLLFYGPPGTGKTTMALVLARELYGEYWRENTLELNASDERGINVIRERVKEFARTAPVGKAPFKLVILDEADNMTSDAQQALRRIMEIYAQNTRFILLANYVSRIIDPIISRCAVFRFSPMPRHLMAERLKYIAKSEGVEVKEDAIDLIYELSEGDMRKAINILQVAAATNKIVDRNVVAAAAAAIRPTDIVELFNLALSGDYLKAREKMRELMYVKGVAGVDFIRAFQRELIRMSLDDETKAEVAELLADVDYRLTQGADEEIQLSYFLAKLGSIGKKIRAASLPPKKR
- a CDS encoding replication factor C large subunit, producing the protein MAIPWVEKYRPKTFEEIVNQEEAKYTLASWICAKFKAPREFCTRWAKKKDKEIVEAKAVLLAGPPGIGKTTIVHALAREIKYELIELNASDVRTGERIKQVVGRGLREASLFGYEGKLVLFDEVDGLHVKEDLGGLETIVEIIEIAKVPVIMTANNPYDPKFRPLRDIALVINLKRLSEDDVVEVLRRICANEGAKCEEEALRSIAKSSLGDLRAAINDLQMYLSSGKKILTVDDIKRVGERNPQLSMFEILDRVYRARWFDEARAISFNPSFDWEQYFLWALETIPTVYKDLELMAIAYDRLSKADMFLGRIKKTQEWELLPYALELSLGGISQVKNKPRLPPFIKYGFPQRLLLLAKSKEARRRREALVEYLAQNLHVSKSFVKSELIYVLSAIAKKDHSIIDRLSKALGINALDIKNLLL
- a CDS encoding DUF3195 domain-containing protein, with amino-acid sequence MRKAVIIHTVPKKEAIVARDLCDCLYYYDQEVVCKVVTVGRVYIYTHVEYLDYCINMKYFRSLIKKVEYSGDVSQPYLKSLRDGVNKNF
- a CDS encoding ORC1-type DNA replication protein, whose product is MGIIINETVFSPSYVPPKLPHREQQLQQLDEMLSNWLRNPGNYYPRVTLLGRPGTGKTVTIRKLWELRQNEAVARFVYINGFLYRNFTTIIGEIAKSLNIPFPRRGLSRDEFLALLIEHLRERDLYLLLVLDDAFNFTPDILSTFIRLGQETDKLGAFRIALAVVGHSDTILNSLDPSTRGIMGKSIIRFTPYTKDQIFDILYERAQLGLAKGSYSEEIIQMIADITGAQSHLDTSRGDARLAIDILYRAAHIAQQSGRRQIMPEDVRKSSKEVLFGVSEEVLQGLPLHEKIFLLAIVRTLKSTRAPYVTFGEAEEVYKMICEEYRERPRVHSQLWTYLGDLKEKGIIETRQNKKGEGVRGRTTLISIGTEPLETLEAVLVRMINEELR
- a CDS encoding ArsR/SmtB family transcription factor, whose translation is MIEKILGSPLRIRIILALWEMGEINATELAKRLETNYSQLISHIKLLASYGLVEERRIGRIRLVKLRNSELVKMLVNALKQADESIKRGKADVTYE
- a CDS encoding restriction endonuclease — protein: MGARFERYVVDLLPALGLIPKTTRYKIYRNGVEVGEIDILATDENGNTYAIEVKAGRVDISGIRQAYINAKLIGAKPLIIARGYADENARQLAKELGVEVVLLPDYVFLSIDDLYTVFTNAFARFLTTVVTTATALERHEIEAIKNCPDIQCLCEKINCDNLFNKIPREARNYELLTTVVRLITHLPKLCKLLNYGYSPL